The Serratia rhizosphaerae genome has a segment encoding these proteins:
- the menH gene encoding 2-succinyl-6-hydroxy-2,4-cyclohexadiene-1-carboxylate synthase, whose product MLAARILQQGERQRPWLVWLHGLLGNNNEWRVIAARCAQWPSLAIDLPGHGESVGQRCHSFAEVSRQIGATLRQHKIERYWLVGYSLGGRIAMYHACYGETAGLQGLVIEGGNPGLTSDELRRQRCDHDARWAARFRSEPLPQVLADWYRQPVFHELSAPHREALIEARSRNDGPAVAAMLEATSLGRQPWLAPQLRRLQLPKLVLCGADDDKFQALTRTAGLPLRTVAQAGHNAHLANPRAFAAQLNDFLVNPA is encoded by the coding sequence ATGCTGGCCGCACGCATACTGCAGCAGGGCGAGCGCCAGCGTCCGTGGCTGGTTTGGCTGCATGGCCTGCTGGGCAACAATAATGAGTGGCGGGTGATCGCCGCCCGCTGCGCGCAATGGCCGTCGCTGGCCATCGATCTGCCGGGGCATGGCGAATCGGTCGGTCAGCGCTGCCATAGCTTTGCCGAGGTCAGCCGCCAGATTGGCGCGACGCTGCGGCAGCATAAGATTGAGCGTTACTGGCTGGTGGGATATTCGCTGGGCGGACGCATTGCCATGTATCACGCCTGCTACGGCGAAACGGCCGGTTTGCAGGGGCTGGTGATTGAAGGCGGCAATCCGGGGCTGACCAGCGATGAACTGCGCCGTCAGCGTTGTGATCACGACGCCCGCTGGGCGGCGCGTTTCCGTAGCGAACCGCTGCCGCAGGTGCTGGCGGACTGGTATCGGCAGCCGGTGTTTCACGAACTGAGCGCGCCTCATCGCGAGGCGCTGATTGAAGCGCGTTCGCGCAATGATGGTCCGGCGGTGGCGGCGATGCTGGAGGCCACCTCGCTGGGGCGTCAGCCCTGGCTGGCGCCGCAGTTACGGCGGCTGCAACTGCCGAAACTGGTGTTGTGCGGTGCCGATGACGACAAATTTCAAGCGCTGACGCGCACGGCCGGTCTGCCGCTGCGCACCGTCGCGCAGGCCGGGCACAATGCGCATCTGGCCAATCCGCGCGCGTTTGCCGCGCAGCTGAATGATTTTCTTGTTAATCCTGCTTAA
- the menF gene encoding isochorismate synthase MenF → MEHISALLRQLRQRLAQLSPDGSGFRQISLPVSDVLSDDVLAWLAAQSTFPQFYWRHRDEQEEAAVCGALRQFSDAAAAQAFIAANPAARVWGLTAFDGPSYLFLPRLTWLRRDNRTSVTLNLFTEDAAATDDWLAALAPVTPLAPLQTVVAAVEHRPDAAGWMQMLQQALTAIAAGRLDKVVLARSSRLTLTQPLSAPVLMAASRQVNHCCYHFMLRFSARSAFLGSSPERLYLRDGRHLLTEALAGTVANDGDDVRAQRLAQWLLDDRKNQHENLLVVDDICQRLQGSVSALDVQPPEVLRLRKVQHLRRCITGQLQTADDADCLQRLQPTAAVAGLPRQAARVFIAAHEPVERGWYAGCAGYLSAGRAEFCVALRSCQIDDDSLQLYAGAGIVSGSDPQQEWQELDNKAAALRSLLPPEADAAELTARISPKASE, encoded by the coding sequence GTGGAACATATCTCAGCCTTGTTGCGGCAGTTGCGTCAGCGGCTGGCGCAGCTTTCCCCGGACGGCAGCGGCTTCCGGCAGATTTCCCTCCCCGTGAGCGACGTGCTCAGCGACGATGTGCTGGCATGGCTGGCGGCGCAATCCACTTTCCCGCAATTTTACTGGCGCCATCGGGATGAGCAGGAAGAGGCGGCGGTGTGCGGCGCGCTGCGGCAGTTCAGTGATGCGGCCGCCGCGCAGGCGTTTATTGCGGCGAACCCTGCGGCGCGCGTCTGGGGGTTAACGGCGTTTGACGGCCCGTCCTACCTGTTTTTACCACGGCTGACGTGGCTGAGGCGTGATAATCGCACGAGTGTGACGCTTAACCTGTTTACGGAAGATGCCGCCGCGACGGATGACTGGCTGGCGGCCTTGGCGCCGGTGACGCCGCTCGCGCCGCTGCAGACTGTGGTTGCGGCGGTGGAGCACCGTCCCGATGCCGCCGGTTGGATGCAGATGCTGCAGCAGGCGCTGACGGCGATCGCCGCAGGGCGTTTGGATAAGGTGGTGCTGGCGCGCAGCAGCCGGCTTACGCTGACGCAGCCGCTGTCCGCCCCCGTGCTGATGGCGGCCAGCCGGCAGGTTAATCATTGCTGCTACCATTTTATGCTGCGCTTTAGCGCGCGTTCGGCCTTCCTCGGCTCCAGCCCGGAACGGCTCTATCTGCGTGACGGACGACATTTGCTGACCGAGGCGCTGGCCGGCACGGTTGCTAATGACGGCGATGATGTTCGGGCGCAGCGGCTGGCGCAGTGGTTGCTGGACGATCGGAAGAATCAGCATGAAAACCTGCTGGTGGTGGATGATATTTGCCAGCGCCTGCAGGGCAGCGTCAGCGCGCTGGACGTGCAGCCGCCGGAAGTGCTGCGTTTACGTAAGGTTCAGCATTTACGTCGTTGCATTACCGGGCAGCTGCAGACGGCGGATGATGCGGATTGCCTGCAGCGCCTGCAGCCGACGGCGGCGGTTGCCGGCCTGCCGCGCCAGGCGGCGCGGGTATTTATCGCCGCCCATGAGCCGGTGGAGCGCGGTTGGTACGCCGGCTGCGCCGGTTATCTGTCCGCCGGGCGCGCTGAGTTTTGCGTTGCGCTGCGTTCCTGCCAGATTGACGACGATAGCCTGCAGCTGTATGCCGGTGCCGGCATCGTCAGCGGTTCGGATCCGCAGCAGGAGTGGCAGGAGCTGGACAACAAGGCGGCGGCGCTGCGCAGTCTGCTGCCACCAGAGGCAGATGCCGCTGAATTAACTGCGCGTATATCCCCTAAAGCATCCGAGTGA
- a CDS encoding DUF1097 domain-containing protein: MNVLVAIAVTTGILSGIWGWVALSLGLISWAGFLGCTAYFACPQGGVKGLLVSTLTCCSGVFWAMLIIHGSALEPAWSLLGYVLTGVVAFLMCIQAWQQWLNFVPGTFIGACATFAGGGEWRLVTLSLLVGLLFGFAMKNSGLWLATRGRRAALPAASTAGDA; the protein is encoded by the coding sequence ATGAATGTACTTGTTGCCATTGCCGTTACCACCGGCATTCTTTCTGGCATCTGGGGCTGGGTTGCGCTCAGCCTCGGCTTGATTAGCTGGGCGGGCTTTTTGGGCTGCACGGCGTATTTCGCCTGTCCGCAGGGCGGCGTAAAGGGATTGTTGGTCAGCACGCTGACCTGCTGCAGCGGCGTTTTCTGGGCGATGCTGATTATTCACGGCAGCGCGCTTGAGCCGGCCTGGAGCCTGCTTGGCTATGTGCTGACCGGCGTGGTGGCGTTCCTGATGTGCATTCAGGCCTGGCAACAGTGGCTTAATTTTGTGCCGGGCACCTTTATCGGCGCCTGTGCCACCTTTGCCGGCGGCGGCGAGTGGCGTCTGGTGACGCTGTCGCTGCTGGTGGGGTTGCTGTTCGGCTTTGCGATGAAAAACAGCGGCCTTTGGCTGGCGACGCGCGGACGGCGGGCGGCGTTGCCTGCGGCCTCGACGGCGGGGGATGCCTGA
- the elaB gene encoding stress response protein ElaB: MTRYTDESRTTLDDDLRMLSDTLQEVLDYSGDRADQAYVDIKSHAEQALKEVKARLSGASEGYYARAKEAVHRTDDYVHDNPWHSVGIGATIGLVFGLLLARK; encoded by the coding sequence ATGACAAGATATACGGACGAAAGTCGTACCACCCTTGATGACGATCTGCGCATGCTCAGCGATACCCTGCAGGAAGTGTTGGACTATTCGGGCGACCGCGCCGATCAGGCTTATGTGGATATTAAGAGCCATGCGGAGCAGGCGCTGAAAGAGGTCAAGGCGCGCCTGAGCGGCGCTTCCGAAGGGTATTATGCGCGCGCCAAAGAAGCGGTGCACCGTACCGACGACTATGTGCATGATAATCCTTGGCACAGCGTGGGTATTGGCGCGACGATCGGTTTGGTCTTCGGACTCTTGCTGGCCCGGAAATAA
- the menD gene encoding 2-succinyl-5-enolpyruvyl-6-hydroxy-3-cyclohexene-1-carboxylic-acid synthase yields the protein MSTSIFNRRWAALLLEAVSRHGVRHVCIAPGSRSTPLTLAAAANPAFICHTHFDERGLGHLALGLAKAARDPVAVIVTSGTAAANLYPALIEAGLTGERLVFLTADRPPELIDCGANQAIRQRGLYASHPTLSIDLPRPTPDIPASWLVSTVDDAMARLSHGALHINCPFAEPLYGGDERHYAEWSAALGDWWVGSQPWLREMGALQAPPQPDWFFWRQKRGVVVAGRISAEEGAQLAQWAATLGWPLIGDVLSQTGQPLPCADLWLAQPRARQVLDNAQLVIQFGGSLTGKRLLQWQADCQPEEYWLIDALPGRLDPAQHCGRRICTAVSDWLAQHPALPRAPWAAELPALAHDALETVAGEVYHHFGEAQLAHRLPELLPQNGQLFLGNSLVVRLVDALAQLPAGYPVFSNRGASGIDGLISTAAGIQRAGAKPTLALVGDLSALYDLNSLALLRQCSAPTLLVVVNNNGGQIFSLLPTPEEERERFYCMPQAVDFSHAAAMFQLAYAQVSDWEALQQAVERGWRHRGATLIELQVTPAAGAETLQRLLAQMAAR from the coding sequence ATGTCGACAAGTATTTTTAACCGCCGCTGGGCGGCGTTGTTATTGGAGGCGGTGTCCCGCCACGGCGTGCGGCATGTGTGTATTGCGCCAGGCTCACGTTCAACGCCGCTGACGCTGGCGGCGGCCGCCAATCCTGCTTTTATTTGCCATACCCATTTTGATGAACGCGGGCTGGGCCATCTGGCGCTCGGGCTGGCGAAGGCCGCTCGCGATCCGGTGGCGGTGATCGTCACTTCCGGCACCGCGGCCGCCAACCTGTATCCGGCGCTGATTGAAGCCGGGCTGACGGGGGAGCGGCTGGTGTTTCTCACCGCCGACCGGCCGCCGGAACTGATCGACTGTGGCGCCAATCAGGCGATTCGCCAGCGCGGCCTGTACGCTTCCCATCCGACCCTCAGCATCGATTTACCACGGCCAACGCCGGATATCCCCGCCAGTTGGCTGGTTTCTACCGTCGACGATGCGATGGCGCGGCTGTCGCACGGCGCGCTACATATTAACTGTCCGTTTGCCGAGCCGCTGTATGGCGGTGACGAGCGGCACTATGCCGAGTGGTCTGCGGCGCTGGGCGACTGGTGGGTGGGCAGTCAGCCGTGGCTGCGTGAGATGGGGGCGCTTCAGGCACCGCCGCAGCCGGACTGGTTCTTCTGGCGGCAAAAGCGCGGCGTGGTGGTGGCCGGGCGCATCAGCGCCGAAGAGGGCGCTCAGCTGGCGCAGTGGGCGGCGACGCTGGGCTGGCCGCTGATTGGCGACGTACTGTCGCAGACCGGTCAGCCGCTGCCCTGTGCCGACCTGTGGCTGGCGCAGCCGCGGGCGCGCCAAGTGCTGGACAATGCGCAGCTGGTGATTCAGTTCGGCGGCAGCCTGACGGGAAAACGCCTGCTGCAGTGGCAGGCGGACTGCCAACCGGAAGAATATTGGCTGATTGACGCCCTGCCGGGGCGGCTCGATCCGGCGCAGCATTGCGGCCGGCGTATCTGTACTGCGGTCAGTGACTGGCTGGCGCAGCATCCGGCGCTGCCGCGTGCGCCCTGGGCCGCTGAGTTGCCTGCGTTGGCGCACGACGCGCTCGAGACGGTGGCGGGCGAAGTTTATCACCATTTCGGCGAAGCGCAGCTGGCGCATCGCCTGCCGGAGTTGTTGCCGCAGAACGGGCAGCTATTTTTGGGCAACAGCCTGGTGGTTCGGCTGGTTGACGCGCTGGCGCAGTTGCCTGCCGGCTATCCGGTGTTCAGCAACCGCGGCGCCAGCGGCATCGACGGCCTGATTTCCACCGCCGCCGGCATACAGCGCGCCGGCGCCAAACCCACGCTGGCGCTGGTGGGCGATTTATCCGCGCTGTATGACCTGAACTCACTGGCGTTGCTGCGTCAATGCTCGGCGCCGACGCTGCTTGTGGTGGTGAATAACAACGGCGGACAAATTTTTTCGCTGCTGCCGACGCCGGAAGAGGAAAGAGAACGTTTTTACTGTATGCCGCAGGCGGTGGACTTTAGCCATGCCGCCGCCATGTTCCAGCTGGCGTATGCGCAGGTTAGCGACTGGGAAGCGCTGCAACAGGCGGTTGAGCGCGGCTGGCGTCATCGCGGCGCGACGCTGATTGAGCTGCAGGTCACGCCTGCCGCGGGGGCGGAAACCTTGCAGCGCCTGCTGGCGCAGATGGCGGCGCGCTGA